A genomic region of Chryseobacterium sp. KACC 21268 contains the following coding sequences:
- a CDS encoding ribonuclease Z encodes MSTYLTILGFNSAIPTINSSPTSQFLEMEERHFLIDCGEGTQVQMRKAKVRFSKINHIFISHLHGDHCFGLPGLVASFRLLGRKTPLNIYGPKGIKKMMDTIFEITETYKGFEVIYHELEGKESVKIYEDKRVEVFTIPLNHRIYCNGYLFKEKPKERHLNMKEISKHKEIEICDFQNLRLGKDFISEDGNIIDNASLTTDPQPSVSYAFCSDTKYKEDIIPIIENVDVLYHESTFLNNLKEMADYTGHSTALEAATIAKKAQVGKLILGHFSNRYSDLSVMTDEARQIFPNSFLPKALETVKVG; translated from the coding sequence TTGAGTACATATCTTACCATTTTGGGATTCAACTCCGCAATTCCAACCATCAATTCCTCTCCAACCTCTCAGTTTTTGGAAATGGAAGAACGTCATTTCCTCATCGATTGTGGCGAAGGAACTCAGGTTCAAATGCGAAAAGCAAAAGTGCGGTTTTCCAAAATCAATCATATTTTCATTTCCCATCTTCACGGTGACCATTGTTTCGGTTTGCCGGGATTGGTTGCTTCTTTCCGACTTCTGGGAAGAAAAACCCCATTGAATATCTACGGTCCAAAAGGCATCAAAAAAATGATGGACACAATTTTCGAAATCACGGAAACCTACAAAGGTTTTGAGGTCATCTATCACGAACTGGAAGGCAAAGAATCAGTAAAAATATACGAAGACAAAAGGGTAGAAGTCTTCACAATTCCGCTCAACCACAGGATTTATTGCAACGGTTATCTCTTCAAAGAAAAACCAAAAGAACGCCATTTGAATATGAAGGAAATCTCAAAACACAAAGAAATTGAGATTTGCGATTTTCAGAACCTGCGATTAGGGAAAGATTTCATCTCCGAAGATGGAAACATCATCGACAATGCTTCATTGACGACTGACCCGCAACCTTCCGTTTCATACGCATTTTGCAGTGACACCAAATACAAAGAAGACATCATCCCAATCATAGAAAACGTCGACGTCCTCTACCACGAATCCACTTTCTTGAATAACCTGAAAGAAATGGCAGATTACACCGGACATTCCACAGCTTTGGAGGCCGCGACGATTGCCAAAAAAGCACAAGTCGGAAAATTGATTTTAGGACATTTCTCAAACCGTTACAGCGATTTAAGCGTAATGACAGATGAAGCAAGACAGATTTTCCCGAATAGTTTTCTGCCTAAGGCTTTGGAGACAGTGAAGGTTGGGTAG